One region of Chanodichthys erythropterus isolate Z2021 chromosome 19, ASM2448905v1, whole genome shotgun sequence genomic DNA includes:
- the kif19 gene encoding kinesin-like protein KIF19 isoform X1, which translates to MKDTAESKDQQLTVALRIRPLSDAELEEGATIIAHKVDEQMVVLMDPMEDPDDILRANRSREKTYMFDVAFDYTATQDEVYRSTTKGLIEGLISGYNATVFAYGPTGCGKTYTMLGTDREPGIYVRTLNDLFRAIEETSDDMQYSVSMSYLEIYNEMIRDLLNPSSGFLDLREDSKGEIQVAGITEVSTINAREIMELLVKGNKQRTQEPTAANQTSSRSHAVLQVAVRQQSRCRDILQEVRFARLFMIDLAGSERASQTQNRGQRLKEGAHINRSLLALGNCINALSEKNGNKYVNYRDSKLTRLLKDSLGGNSRTVMIAHISPASLAFEDSRNTLTYADRAKSIRTRVKRNLLNVSYHIAQYTSIISDLRSEIQRLKKKIADQASRQLNPDRTDIRHVQAEVQAHSSQQSRAEMDQLREKLIDAFRQQMDIRKRLMELDNSNMEIQIDTSKHLLTIADWEQERFRRRKKWQGERRKETFNKDESEKDSDSPESLPDSTETQEVAIARENLVTLMTEQKKIQKQKAGLEQRLAELREKARHLEELLPRRVSSEEQREVLCLLCKVHELEIENAEMQSSALLKDNVIRQKNVVVQRFEQHRHLCHEIIQQQRQFIDDHSLLVPPHLQELYEMYMKEMDEKNLDRVVALDKFTIRTLKEGSLPKITLPSRVRDPLLEMDSDQESVRTLGSDNRQGRTKLRRHTLPPILPEPDGDRVFKSSHKQMKNSVVMTPPPIHINGQGNRELLPSVLDDALRFSHLSHSMSSHLDSSPESSENGTDAPLTPKERQQILRGVQSIAVKAARRRSKVLEIDALRLPPPPSPLDPKKHKSNLSLSEASPKGPVLRRGRQPSPELRHATSDDNLSSSTGDGPAPNGTWTRPRNRQAVKNPAPREQDFEGRRRKRRSRSFEVTGQALSQAKNTSQRFRPLDSTSDPHLHINGHPPAPILRPQHRAQPQLAKARPSHNIHQTGSTADVTSSNLPSHLIKRGPQTRQLQPLLYVTTTGTGGQRTRKH; encoded by the exons ATGGTGGTGTTGATGGACCCTATGGAAGATCCAGATGATATTCTTCGAGCTAATCGGTCCAGAGAGAAGACTTATATGTTTGATGTGGCCTTCGACTATACAGCCACGCAG GACGAGGTGTACAGATCCACCACTAAAGGCTTGATTGAAGGTCTCATATCAGGCTACAATGCCACTGTTTTTGCCTACGGACCCACAG GTTGTGGGAAGACTTACACCATGCTGGGAACAGACAGAGAACCTGGTATCTACGTTCGCACATTAAACGACCTGTTCAGAGCCATCGAAGAAACCAGCGATGACATGCAGTACAGTGTCTCGATGTCCTACTTGGAG ATCTACAATGAGATGATAAGAGACTTACTGAATCCATCATCTGGGTTCCTGGACCTGAGAGAAGACTCAAAAGGAGAAATACAGGTCGCAGGAATCACAGAGGTCTCCACTATTAATGCAAGAGAG ATCATGGAGTTGTTAGTGAAGGGAAACAAGCAGAGAACCCAAGAGCCGACAGCAGCCAATCAGACATCTTCTCGCTCTCACGCTGTGCTGCAGGTGGCCGTGCGCCAACAGAGTCGATGTCGAGATATTCTGCAGGAAGTGCGATTTGCACGACTCTTCATGATCGATTTAGCAGGATCTGAACGGGCTTCACAG ACACAGAACAGGGGTCAGAGGTTAAAAGAGGGCGCTCATATCAACCGGTCTCTGCTGGCGCTGGGGAACTGCATCAATGCTTTGAGCGAAAAGAATGGCAACAAATACGTCAACTACAGAGACAGCAAGCTCACGCGATTGCTCAAG GATTCTCTAGGGGGAAACAGTCGGACGGTGATGATTGCTCACATAAGCCCTGCATCTCTAGCCTTCGAGGATTCACGAAATACCCTGACTTATGCCGACCGTGCCAAAAGCATCCGCACACGG GTAAAGAGAAACCTGTTAAATGTGTCCTATCACATCGCCCAGTACACCAGCATCATCTCTGACCTGCGCAGCGAGATTCAGCGGCTGAAGAAAAAGATAGCAGACCAGGCCAGTAGACAGCTCAACCCGGACAGAACAGACATCCGCCATGTTCAAG CGGAGGTGCAGGCTCACTCTTCTCAGCAGAGCCGGGCTGAGATGGACCAACTGCGGGAGAAGCTGATCGATGCGTTTAGACAGCAGATGGACATCAGGAAGCGTCTTATGGAGCTGGACAACAGCAACATGGAAATCCAGATAGACACATCCAAACACCTGCTGACAATCGCAGA TTGGGAGCAAGAGCGCTTTAGGAGAAGAAAGAAGTGGCAGGGGGAGAGAAGGAAGGAGACTTTTAATAAGGATGAAAGCGAAAAAGACTCAGACTCGCCAGAATCTTTGCCTGACAGCACAGAGACACAAGAGGTGGCCATTGCCAGAGAGAACCTTGTCACGCTCATGACTGAGCAgaagaaaatacaaaaacagaAG GCCGGATTGGAGCAGCGCCTGGCAGAGCTGAGAGAGAAGGCTCGACATCTCGAAGAGCTTCTCCCCCGCCGTGTGAGCTCAGAGGAGCAGAGGGAAGTGCTTTGCCTCCTCTGCAAGGTCCACGAGCTGGAGATCGAGAACGCAGAGATGCAGTCCAGTGCGCTGCTCAAGGACAACGTAATACGACAGAAAAATGTGGTAGTGCAGCGTTTTGAACAGCACAGACACCTCTGCCATGAGATCATCCAGCAGCAGCGGCAATTTATCGATG ATCACAGTCTCCTAGTCCCTCCTCATCTTCAAGAGCTGTATGAGATGTACATGAAGGAAATGGATGAGAAGAACTTGGACAGAGTTGTGGCCCTGGATAAGTTCACAATTCGTACTCTTAAG GAGGGTTCCCTGCCCAAGATCACCCTCCCCAGTAGAGTTCGTGACCCCTTGCTGGAGATGGATTCAGACCAAGAGAGTGTTCGCACATTGGGCTCGGACAACAGACAAGGGCGGACAAAACTGAGGAGACACACGCTGCCTCCGATTCTCCCAGAGCCTGATGG AGACCGAGTGTTTAAGAGCAGTCACAAACAGATGAAGAACTCTGTAGTAATGACTCCCCCACCCATTCACATCAATGGCCAGGGCAACAGAGAG CTGTTGCCATCTGTCCTGGATGACGCTCTGAGATTCAGCCATCTCAGTCACAGTATGAGCAGCCATCTGGACTCCTCACCTGAGAGCAGCGAGAACGGCACAGATGCCCCTCTGACTCCTAAAG AGAGACAGCAGATTCTAAGAGGTGTGCAGAGCATTGCGGTCAAGGCTGCTCGGCGCCGCTCTAAGGTCCTAGAAATAGATGCCCTGCGATTGCCCCCGCCACCCTCACCCCTAGACCCCAAGAAGCACAAGAGTAACCTGTCTCTGTCCGAGGCGTCCCCTAAAGGCCCAGTGCTACGGCGCGGGAGACAGCCCAGCCCAGAACTACGCCACGCCACCTCTGATGACAACCTGTCCAGCAGCACGGGAGACGGCCCCGCACCCAATGGCACGTGGACGCGGCCACGGAACCGCCAGGCTGTCAAGAACCCCGCCCCACGGGAACAGGACTTTGAGGGTCGCAGACGCAAGAGACGATCTCGATCATTTGAAGTCACAGGACAAGCT CTGTCTCAGGCGAAGAACACCAGCCAGCGATTTCGTCCCCTTGACAGCACTTCTGATCCTCACCTGCACATTAACGGTCACCCCCCAGCCCCCATCCTGCGTCCCCAACACAGAGCCCAACCTCAGCTTGCTAAAGCTCGGCCCTCTCACAACATCCACCAAACAG GATCAACAGCAGATGTCACTTCCTCCAACCTGCCCTCACACCTCATTAAGCGTGGTCCACAAACCAGGCAACTTCAGCCTCTCCTGTACGTCACAACCACTGGAACAGGGGGCCAGCGCACCCGCAAACACTGA
- the kif19 gene encoding kinesin-like protein KIF19 isoform X2 — MVVLMDPMEDPDDILRANRSREKTYMFDVAFDYTATQDEVYRSTTKGLIEGLISGYNATVFAYGPTGCGKTYTMLGTDREPGIYVRTLNDLFRAIEETSDDMQYSVSMSYLEIYNEMIRDLLNPSSGFLDLREDSKGEIQVAGITEVSTINAREIMELLVKGNKQRTQEPTAANQTSSRSHAVLQVAVRQQSRCRDILQEVRFARLFMIDLAGSERASQTQNRGQRLKEGAHINRSLLALGNCINALSEKNGNKYVNYRDSKLTRLLKDSLGGNSRTVMIAHISPASLAFEDSRNTLTYADRAKSIRTRVKRNLLNVSYHIAQYTSIISDLRSEIQRLKKKIADQASRQLNPDRTDIRHVQAEVQAHSSQQSRAEMDQLREKLIDAFRQQMDIRKRLMELDNSNMEIQIDTSKHLLTIADWEQERFRRRKKWQGERRKETFNKDESEKDSDSPESLPDSTETQEVAIARENLVTLMTEQKKIQKQKAGLEQRLAELREKARHLEELLPRRVSSEEQREVLCLLCKVHELEIENAEMQSSALLKDNVIRQKNVVVQRFEQHRHLCHEIIQQQRQFIDDHSLLVPPHLQELYEMYMKEMDEKNLDRVVALDKFTIRTLKEGSLPKITLPSRVRDPLLEMDSDQESVRTLGSDNRQGRTKLRRHTLPPILPEPDGDRVFKSSHKQMKNSVVMTPPPIHINGQGNRELLPSVLDDALRFSHLSHSMSSHLDSSPESSENGTDAPLTPKERQQILRGVQSIAVKAARRRSKVLEIDALRLPPPPSPLDPKKHKSNLSLSEASPKGPVLRRGRQPSPELRHATSDDNLSSSTGDGPAPNGTWTRPRNRQAVKNPAPREQDFEGRRRKRRSRSFEVTGQALSQAKNTSQRFRPLDSTSDPHLHINGHPPAPILRPQHRAQPQLAKARPSHNIHQTGSTADVTSSNLPSHLIKRGPQTRQLQPLLYVTTTGTGGQRTRKH; from the exons ATGGTGGTGTTGATGGACCCTATGGAAGATCCAGATGATATTCTTCGAGCTAATCGGTCCAGAGAGAAGACTTATATGTTTGATGTGGCCTTCGACTATACAGCCACGCAG GACGAGGTGTACAGATCCACCACTAAAGGCTTGATTGAAGGTCTCATATCAGGCTACAATGCCACTGTTTTTGCCTACGGACCCACAG GTTGTGGGAAGACTTACACCATGCTGGGAACAGACAGAGAACCTGGTATCTACGTTCGCACATTAAACGACCTGTTCAGAGCCATCGAAGAAACCAGCGATGACATGCAGTACAGTGTCTCGATGTCCTACTTGGAG ATCTACAATGAGATGATAAGAGACTTACTGAATCCATCATCTGGGTTCCTGGACCTGAGAGAAGACTCAAAAGGAGAAATACAGGTCGCAGGAATCACAGAGGTCTCCACTATTAATGCAAGAGAG ATCATGGAGTTGTTAGTGAAGGGAAACAAGCAGAGAACCCAAGAGCCGACAGCAGCCAATCAGACATCTTCTCGCTCTCACGCTGTGCTGCAGGTGGCCGTGCGCCAACAGAGTCGATGTCGAGATATTCTGCAGGAAGTGCGATTTGCACGACTCTTCATGATCGATTTAGCAGGATCTGAACGGGCTTCACAG ACACAGAACAGGGGTCAGAGGTTAAAAGAGGGCGCTCATATCAACCGGTCTCTGCTGGCGCTGGGGAACTGCATCAATGCTTTGAGCGAAAAGAATGGCAACAAATACGTCAACTACAGAGACAGCAAGCTCACGCGATTGCTCAAG GATTCTCTAGGGGGAAACAGTCGGACGGTGATGATTGCTCACATAAGCCCTGCATCTCTAGCCTTCGAGGATTCACGAAATACCCTGACTTATGCCGACCGTGCCAAAAGCATCCGCACACGG GTAAAGAGAAACCTGTTAAATGTGTCCTATCACATCGCCCAGTACACCAGCATCATCTCTGACCTGCGCAGCGAGATTCAGCGGCTGAAGAAAAAGATAGCAGACCAGGCCAGTAGACAGCTCAACCCGGACAGAACAGACATCCGCCATGTTCAAG CGGAGGTGCAGGCTCACTCTTCTCAGCAGAGCCGGGCTGAGATGGACCAACTGCGGGAGAAGCTGATCGATGCGTTTAGACAGCAGATGGACATCAGGAAGCGTCTTATGGAGCTGGACAACAGCAACATGGAAATCCAGATAGACACATCCAAACACCTGCTGACAATCGCAGA TTGGGAGCAAGAGCGCTTTAGGAGAAGAAAGAAGTGGCAGGGGGAGAGAAGGAAGGAGACTTTTAATAAGGATGAAAGCGAAAAAGACTCAGACTCGCCAGAATCTTTGCCTGACAGCACAGAGACACAAGAGGTGGCCATTGCCAGAGAGAACCTTGTCACGCTCATGACTGAGCAgaagaaaatacaaaaacagaAG GCCGGATTGGAGCAGCGCCTGGCAGAGCTGAGAGAGAAGGCTCGACATCTCGAAGAGCTTCTCCCCCGCCGTGTGAGCTCAGAGGAGCAGAGGGAAGTGCTTTGCCTCCTCTGCAAGGTCCACGAGCTGGAGATCGAGAACGCAGAGATGCAGTCCAGTGCGCTGCTCAAGGACAACGTAATACGACAGAAAAATGTGGTAGTGCAGCGTTTTGAACAGCACAGACACCTCTGCCATGAGATCATCCAGCAGCAGCGGCAATTTATCGATG ATCACAGTCTCCTAGTCCCTCCTCATCTTCAAGAGCTGTATGAGATGTACATGAAGGAAATGGATGAGAAGAACTTGGACAGAGTTGTGGCCCTGGATAAGTTCACAATTCGTACTCTTAAG GAGGGTTCCCTGCCCAAGATCACCCTCCCCAGTAGAGTTCGTGACCCCTTGCTGGAGATGGATTCAGACCAAGAGAGTGTTCGCACATTGGGCTCGGACAACAGACAAGGGCGGACAAAACTGAGGAGACACACGCTGCCTCCGATTCTCCCAGAGCCTGATGG AGACCGAGTGTTTAAGAGCAGTCACAAACAGATGAAGAACTCTGTAGTAATGACTCCCCCACCCATTCACATCAATGGCCAGGGCAACAGAGAG CTGTTGCCATCTGTCCTGGATGACGCTCTGAGATTCAGCCATCTCAGTCACAGTATGAGCAGCCATCTGGACTCCTCACCTGAGAGCAGCGAGAACGGCACAGATGCCCCTCTGACTCCTAAAG AGAGACAGCAGATTCTAAGAGGTGTGCAGAGCATTGCGGTCAAGGCTGCTCGGCGCCGCTCTAAGGTCCTAGAAATAGATGCCCTGCGATTGCCCCCGCCACCCTCACCCCTAGACCCCAAGAAGCACAAGAGTAACCTGTCTCTGTCCGAGGCGTCCCCTAAAGGCCCAGTGCTACGGCGCGGGAGACAGCCCAGCCCAGAACTACGCCACGCCACCTCTGATGACAACCTGTCCAGCAGCACGGGAGACGGCCCCGCACCCAATGGCACGTGGACGCGGCCACGGAACCGCCAGGCTGTCAAGAACCCCGCCCCACGGGAACAGGACTTTGAGGGTCGCAGACGCAAGAGACGATCTCGATCATTTGAAGTCACAGGACAAGCT CTGTCTCAGGCGAAGAACACCAGCCAGCGATTTCGTCCCCTTGACAGCACTTCTGATCCTCACCTGCACATTAACGGTCACCCCCCAGCCCCCATCCTGCGTCCCCAACACAGAGCCCAACCTCAGCTTGCTAAAGCTCGGCCCTCTCACAACATCCACCAAACAG GATCAACAGCAGATGTCACTTCCTCCAACCTGCCCTCACACCTCATTAAGCGTGGTCCACAAACCAGGCAACTTCAGCCTCTCCTGTACGTCACAACCACTGGAACAGGGGGCCAGCGCACCCGCAAACACTGA